A single window of Scylla paramamosain isolate STU-SP2022 chromosome 27, ASM3559412v1, whole genome shotgun sequence DNA harbors:
- the LOC135114242 gene encoding transcription factor HES-4-like, whose amino-acid sequence MCSSTPSSTMTDSQKARRSNKPLMERRRRERINTCLNELKNLVLTAQRKDPSRYSKLEKADILEMTVRHVQALHRHEAATGRSLNTDSTAKYRAGFTQCAAEVSKFLAGVSGLPADLHTRILSHLSSYNSPESQAVRPEASAVKALTPSVSVQQKEAQQGPAAGVPLIQARLTSGQLALVLPSWTALPTGSSPPTAAASPESAGAPSSPESARGSPHVSPDSHEGHPAPDVSPAIEMQTSSRLHPSLGHTSPPLGTSDPQTAPQVAPLDLATPHRRCDPASLHTARQRPEPESRGEEPSPPSRPEAAVTLPRPPAAMAPLHRGPKCPATTSRLPGQCQELRTHRHAPYPAHSARPPSHHQHQQNPHWRPW is encoded by the exons ATGTGCAGCTCCACGCCCTCCTCCACCATGACAGACTCCCAGAAAGCAAGAAGA AGCAACAAGCCCCTGATGGAGCGTCGCCGGCGGGAGAGGATCAATACTTGCCTCAACGAGCTCAAGAACCTCGTCCTCACCGCCCAGAGGAAGGAC CCAAGCCGATACAGCAAGCTGGAGAAGGCGGACATCCTGGAGATGACAGTACGCCACGTGCAGGCCCTGCACCGCCACGAGGCCGCCACGGGCCGTTCTCTCAACACTGACTCCACGGCAAAGTATCGTGCAGGTTTTACTCAGTGTGCTGCTGAAGTCAGCAAGTTTCTGGCCGGCGTCAGTGGCCTTCCTGCGGATCTACACACCCGCATCCTGTCCCATCTCAGCTCCTACAATTCCCCTGAATCTCAAGCCGTGAGACCTGAGGCTTCGGCAGTAAAGGCTCTCACGCCCAGCGTGTCAGTACAGCAGAAAGAGGCCCAGCAAGGCCCGGCGGCAGGGGTGCCTCTAATTCAAGCGAGACTGACATCTGGACAGCTGGCGCTGGTGTTGCCATCATGGACGGCTCTCCCCACTGGCAGCAGCCCTCCCACCGCAGCAGCGTCGCCGGAGTCAGCTGGTGCCCCGTCATCGCCTGAGTCAGCCCGAGGCAGCCCGCATGTTTCACCTGACTCCCATGAGGGGCATCCCGCTCCTGACGTCTCTCCTGCTATTGAGATGCAAACGTCTTCTCGCCTCCATCCCAGTCTTGGTCACACGAGTCCGCCCTTGGGCACGTCAGACCCCCAAACCGCACCACAAGTGGCCCCACTTGACTTAGCGACACCTCACCGCCGCTGTGACCCTGCATCCCTCCATACGGCACGGCAACGGCCAGAGCCAGAATCTAGAGGAGAAGAGCCGTCGCCGCCAAGCAGGCCTGAGGCGGCCGTCACCCTCCCTCGGCCCCCTGCCGCGATGGCGCCGCTTCACCGAGGACCGAAGTGCCCCGCAACAACCTCGAGGTTACCTGGGCAATGCCAGGAACTTCGCACTCACCGCCACGCCCCCTACCCCGCCCACAGTGCTAGGCCCCCCAGccatcaccagcatcagcaAAACCCCCACTGGCGCCCGTGGTGA